AGCGGCCTGTGCGGTATTCGCCGCAGGCGCCGATGGCGTAGACGCTGCCGGAGCGGATACCGTGCGCAGCGGTGTCGACTCAGCGCGTTGTTGCTGAGCGTCGTAATACCCCCCGACATAGCGGGAGATCGCGCCGTCGCCTTCAAAGATCCAGCATTCCGTTACTGAATTATCCACAAACTGGCGGTCGTGGCTGACCAGCAGCACCGTGCCCTGATAACCGTCGATCAACTCCTCCAGCAGTTCCAGCGTTTCCACATCCAGATCGTTGGTCGGCTCATCAAGGATCAACAGATTGCTGGGTTTCAGGAACAACCGCGCCAGTAATAAACGGTTGCGCTCGCCGCCTGACAGCGCTTTCACCGGCGTCATGGCGCGTTTCGGATGGAACAGAAAGTCTTGCAGGTAACCGAGCACATGGCGCGGACGGCCATTGACCATCACTTCCTGCTTACCTTCCGCCAGGTTATCCATCACGGTGCGTTCAGGGTCCAACTCGGCGCGGTGCTGATCAAAATAAGCGACCTCCAGCTTCGTGCCGCAATGCACACGCCCGCTGGTCGGCGTCAGTTCACCCAGCATCAGCTTCAGCAGCGTGGTTTTACCACAGCCGTTCGGCCCGACCAGCGCGATTTTATCGCCGCGCTGTACCTGTGCGGAAAAATGACGGGTCAGGACTTTATTATCGATCTGATAATTAACCTCTTCCAGTTCAAACACAATTTTGCCGGAACGAGCTGCCTCCTCCACCTGCATTTTTGCCGCGCCCATCACTTCACGCCGCTGTGAGCGTGCATTACGCATGGCCTTCAACGCCCTGACACGGCCTTCATTACGGGTACGGCGAGCCTTAATTCCCTGACGTATCCAGACTTCCTCCTGCGCCAGTTTGCGATCGAACTCGGCGTTTTGCAGGTCTTCCACCCGCAGGGCTTCTTCTTTGCCTTCCAGATATTTATCGTAATTTCCCGGCCAGGAAACCAGTTTGCCGCGGTCAAGATCGACAATCCGGGTCGCCATGTTGCGAATAAAGGAACGGTCATGCGAGATAAAGACGATACTGCCCTGAAACGTTTTCAGGAAGGTTTCCAGCCAGTCGATGGTTTCGATGTCCAGATGGTTGGTCGGCTCGTCCAGCAGCAACACGCTCGGCGCGCTGACCAGCGCCCGGCCCAGCGCGGCTTTGCGCAGCCAGCCGCCTGAGAGCGAAGCCAGCGGCGCGTCGGCGCTCAGACCGAGTTGCGCCAGCACTTCGTGAATACGGCTTTCCAACTGCCACAGTCCCTGATGTTCAAGAATTTCCTGTAGCTTCGCCAACTGATTTAGATGCGTTTCGCTGGGATCGGTTTCAATCAGGCGCAAGGTCGCGTGATAGTTTTTCAGATAGTCCGCCTGCGCCGCCACGCCTTCGGCCACAAAATCAAACACGCTGCCAGCAACGTCACGCGGCGGATCTTGCTGCAAGCGCGCCACGATCAAATCCTGCTCATAGGTCATACGCCCATCATCCAGTGGGATTTCTTTTGCCAGTATCTTCAACAAAGTTGATTTACCTGCACCGTTGCGGCCCACCAGACATACGCGTTCGTTTTCTTCAATATGAAGCTCGGTGTTATCTAACAGCGGCGCATCGCTGAATGACAGCCATGCGCCCGATACGCTGATTAATGACATCTGTTACTTTTCCTCTCCGGCGTGCGTCAGCAGCCAGCAGTTGTGAATCTGACGGTTTCGGGCAAAATCCTGTGATTGCGTACGGGCGGTAATCTCTTTCGCGTCCAATCCCAACGCCGCTAATCCCGGCATATCCATCTGGAAGCCGCGTTTATTGTTGGAAAACATAATGATGCCGCCGCGACGCAACAACCGTTTAAGATCTTTCATTAATGCCAGATGATCGCGCTGCACATCAAAGGTGTCTTCCATGCGTTTCGAGTTTGAGAACGTCGGTGGATCGATAAAAATAACGTCAAACTGTTCGTTGGCCTCACGCAGCCACGACAGACAATCCGCATGAATCAAACGATGCTGACGTCCGGTCAGGCCGTTGGCCCGCAGGTTTTTTTCCGCCCACTCCAGATACGTGCGTGACATATCCACCGTCGTGGTGGTCCGCGCCCCACCCAATCCGGCATGGACGCTGGCCGTACCGGTATAGGCGAACAGGTTGAGAAAATCTTTCCCGTTGCTCATTTCGCCCAGCATTTTGCGGGCGATACGGTGATCGAGAAACAGCCCGGTGTCCAGATAGTCGGTCAGGTTGACCCACAGTTTGGCGTTATACTCTTCCACCTGTAAAAATTCGCCCTTCTGCGCCAGTTTCTCATACTGACTTTTCCCCTTCTGGCGTTCGCGGGTTTTCAGGACCAGACGGTTGGATGGCAGCGCCAGCACGCTCAGCGTCGCGTTAATCACATCAAACAGGCGCTGACGCGCTTTCTGGGCATCAATGGTTTTAGGCGGCGCATATTCCTGCACCACCACCCAACTGCCGTAGCGATCAACCGCCACATTGAATTCAGGCAGGTCGGCATCATAGAGACGGTAACACTCAATCCTCTGCTGCTTCGCCCATTTTTCCAACTTGCGCAGGTTCTTACGCAGGCGGTTGGCAAAATCCTCAGCAATTTGACCGCAGGTTGCGCTCTGGCCCTCGGCAAGCTGATAATTTTTCTGCACGCACTCGAGCGGGCCGTTTTTAGCCTTAAACTGACGCTCCGCGCGTAATTGCAGACAGCTAAGCAGTTCCGGCGACGCACTGAACAGCGACAGTTGCCAGCCGCCAAAATCATTTTTCATCTTGCGTCCCAGCAAGTTGTGCAGTGCAATCAATGCCGGTTCGCTTTCCAGACGCTCACCGTAAGGCGGGTTGCTGACCACCGTTCCTGTTGGCGCTGAAGGTAAAGGATTCTGGATCTGAGCCACATCTTTCACCGCAAAGGTAATCAATTCATCAACGCCTGCGCGACGGGCATTGGCTTTGGCTAGCTCAATCACCTGGCGATCGTTATCGGAACCCCAAAAGCGGGAGGGGGTCTCACGCATGCCCAGACGCGCCCGGTTTTGCGCCGCCGCCGTCAACTCACGCCACAGTTCGGCATCGTGCTGCAACCAGGCATTAAAGCCCCAATGGGTACGATGCAAACCGGGCGCACGATCGGCGGCCATCATCGCCGCCTCAATTAAAAGCGTACCGGAACCACACATCGGATCGACCATCGGATCGCCCTTTTGCCAACCGGATCGCAGCACAATCGCCGCCGCCAGGTTTTCTTTCAGCGGCGCCAGCCCAGTCCGATCGCGATAGCCGCGCTGGTGCAAGGCTTCGCCACTCAGATCCAACGCCACGCTGACGGTATCGCGTTGTAGAAAAACGTTGATGCGAATATCCGGCTGCTGTTTCGCCACATCCGGGCGGTGACCCGTTTTGCGGGTAAAGCTGTCCACAATGGCGTCTTTCACTTTTAGCGCACCATACTGGCTATTGCGGATATCGTCGTTGGTGCCGGTAAAATGCACGGCAAACGTTTTATCGACGGCGAAAATCGTTGACCAGTCGATAGCCTGTACGCCGAGGTACAAATCTAAATCGCTGTATACCTTGAAGGCATTGAGCGGCAGTAAAATGCGCGATGCCAGACGGCTCCACAACAGGCTCTGATACAACAGACGGCTATCGCCCTGAAAATGCACCCCGCCTTGCACCACGGCACAGGCCTGAGCGCCCAGCGCCTCAAGCTCACTTTTTAATAATTCTTCCAGACCACGGCCCGTGCTGGCAAACAGAGCATTCATATCGTCACAATCACCAAAATAAAATGGCACCAAAAAGAAAATTGAGGCGCATTATAGCTAATCCGGGACGCTTGTCATAAAGTTGCCGTTTTACTTCTGTAAGGAACCTTCAGTGATCGGCGTAACGCGGCTTTATATCCATCCGGTAAAATCCATGCGAGGTTTGCAACTGTCCCATGCCGCGGCCTTCGTCAGCGGATTGGCGCATGACCGAACCTTTATGATTACCGAGACCGATGGCACCTTTATTACCGCCCGCCGATATCCGCAA
This is a stretch of genomic DNA from Brenneria rubrifaciens. It encodes these proteins:
- a CDS encoding ABC transporter ATP-binding protein, with product MSLISVSGAWLSFSDAPLLDNTELHIEENERVCLVGRNGAGKSTLLKILAKEIPLDDGRMTYEQDLIVARLQQDPPRDVAGSVFDFVAEGVAAQADYLKNYHATLRLIETDPSETHLNQLAKLQEILEHQGLWQLESRIHEVLAQLGLSADAPLASLSGGWLRKAALGRALVSAPSVLLLDEPTNHLDIETIDWLETFLKTFQGSIVFISHDRSFIRNMATRIVDLDRGKLVSWPGNYDKYLEGKEEALRVEDLQNAEFDRKLAQEEVWIRQGIKARRTRNEGRVRALKAMRNARSQRREVMGAAKMQVEEAARSGKIVFELEEVNYQIDNKVLTRHFSAQVQRGDKIALVGPNGCGKTTLLKLMLGELTPTSGRVHCGTKLEVAYFDQHRAELDPERTVMDNLAEGKQEVMVNGRPRHVLGYLQDFLFHPKRAMTPVKALSGGERNRLLLARLFLKPSNLLILDEPTNDLDVETLELLEELIDGYQGTVLLVSHDRQFVDNSVTECWIFEGDGAISRYVGGYYDAQQQRAESTPLRTVSAPAASTPSAPAANTAQAAKRNSGKLSYNQQRELDQLPLKIEQLEQQIDALQTQVSDAGFFSRSHEETQQVLTALAEAEKTLECCFERWEELETQRNG
- the rlmKL gene encoding bifunctional 23S rRNA (guanine(2069)-N(7))-methyltransferase RlmK/23S rRNA (guanine(2445)-N(2))-methyltransferase RlmL; the protein is MNALFASTGRGLEELLKSELEALGAQACAVVQGGVHFQGDSRLLYQSLLWSRLASRILLPLNAFKVYSDLDLYLGVQAIDWSTIFAVDKTFAVHFTGTNDDIRNSQYGALKVKDAIVDSFTRKTGHRPDVAKQQPDIRINVFLQRDTVSVALDLSGEALHQRGYRDRTGLAPLKENLAAAIVLRSGWQKGDPMVDPMCGSGTLLIEAAMMAADRAPGLHRTHWGFNAWLQHDAELWRELTAAAQNRARLGMRETPSRFWGSDNDRQVIELAKANARRAGVDELITFAVKDVAQIQNPLPSAPTGTVVSNPPYGERLESEPALIALHNLLGRKMKNDFGGWQLSLFSASPELLSCLQLRAERQFKAKNGPLECVQKNYQLAEGQSATCGQIAEDFANRLRKNLRKLEKWAKQQRIECYRLYDADLPEFNVAVDRYGSWVVVQEYAPPKTIDAQKARQRLFDVINATLSVLALPSNRLVLKTRERQKGKSQYEKLAQKGEFLQVEEYNAKLWVNLTDYLDTGLFLDHRIARKMLGEMSNGKDFLNLFAYTGTASVHAGLGGARTTTTVDMSRTYLEWAEKNLRANGLTGRQHRLIHADCLSWLREANEQFDVIFIDPPTFSNSKRMEDTFDVQRDHLALMKDLKRLLRRGGIIMFSNNKRGFQMDMPGLAALGLDAKEITARTQSQDFARNRQIHNCWLLTHAGEEK